One genomic region from Anguilla rostrata isolate EN2019 chromosome 2, ASM1855537v3, whole genome shotgun sequence encodes:
- the LOC135247899 gene encoding uncharacterized protein LOC135247899 — translation MEGEGRTVIVCGVPTDIEEKRLTDKLWIHFLRKRHGGGEISSITLPKSVTGCALITFEHSEVAQRVIQYGKHILSVDDKKFELTVSLFCKEVDPDEVFLCIAVTVDYSRLPLGKVAISSLKQCFPDVHFSFMAREELCDIKGRYSEVQALISHLLNLIDPQASAATRQPEGTEDRVDALSLREKSSSAIEPVYHSKSNERQIDTEYAGQALTEKSSSAIEPVYHSKSSERQIDTEYAGQALTEKSSSAIQPVYHSKSSERQIDTENAGQALRQDLKSLGNSERSHYADHALEYNREEEDGADSLLQEAPLEEYFLVMDSDIYRYLQKHCIGQYQHILNQHRVETVDLCTQDITTVYLQAKPGYPEQEVKRVQRVHEELGWLYQQKEAQLRKEQLPKEGITTEGLQQAFKALQQRLPKILLSDDMVNIYIVGSGSDVSEAKQFFLDMQGTEGGSTLERAGYTRPLVANESDSLFLPSTSDFSTTDTMHKPHRKHKMEAGKEYKIAAKFMEAGSKTTGNNEIGFRMGDTTEPGDKQKDLLFATSKKKLDSGYKLGSGPVFGSGSLGVRENSLWDNQGQNQTENDLLFGRSSPHYTTSKEGKHLSNMVPTSAVLPNKPMQFSNMQSTVQHMDLFGNKVAQTAEIPSSGLTTQSKLRRVNSFSGQGRATQDLKDSTTPVGSQGKTNRVRTSSFSNSVADTLEIYSVEVVVRLTVWLYMKDCYKTQIENLTTGLNVKECKSGSTITICLKGADSSRVGLCQQALRNLIAKVTTDFCTEELSLAKLGVTNPKDETLVLSCIELQNKFEKITILPMSKSVFIMGPDQLCGQVVTKLLEIFCNGLQRKKEMEESLDGSCLLLENIPQMPTYNMNNPETASGGHNLLKDDMTQTSGLISVDSRQYSRDTKMDRELESKSRRKDNPQGNYSSQKEKKHDSRAMREGGNQSVEKKDPVFKHKLGLEWTMSRENLESDTSLTEPTVAGWRVNVPKDSGPTSLPNLAYTIEKAVAPNKDSNPKPHNIITQERHIPPGPDGLESPEGEYPKGQGATVSEEIPGKNKTQEDDLACLCGASRSSVSRMACGNAYCPQCLCEHASCEVCPKAEEVRGIKGTMSFGEIFMNLPGHIKDTTLKLTYNIPDGIQGEDHPNPGAPFKGGVFEAFLPLNKQTKRLAPLLKRAFNEGLTFTVTEGHKGGRVTWGCIPHKTKMDGGKSVNGYPDSSYIRRLTEALKLLDTEEDRDTAKDKIKS, via the exons ATGGAGGGAGAAGGTCGaactgtgattgtgtgtggcgtgccaactgacatTGAGGAGAAACGACTGACAGACAAGCTCTGGATCCACTTCCTGAGGAAAAGGCACGGAGGAGGGGAGATCTCTTCCATCACTCTGCCCAAGTCTGTGACAGGCTGTGCCCTCATCACTTTTGAACACAGTGAAG tggcTCAGAGAGTGATCCAATATGGGAAGCACATTTTATCGGTGGATGACAAGAAGTTTGAACTTACTGTGAGTTTGTTCTGCAAAGAAGTGGACCCAGATGAG GTCTTCCTGTGCATTGCAGTGACAGTAGACTATAGTCGACTGCCCCTGGGTAAGGTGGCTATTTCCAGCTTGAAGCAGTGCTTCCCTGATGTACACTTCAGCTTCATGGCGCGGGAAGAACTCTGTGACATAAAGGGCCGCTACTCTGAGGTCCAGGCTCTGATCAGCCATCTTCTGAACCTGATTGATCCACAGGCCTCTGCAGCCACCCGTCAGCCAGAAGGCACAGAAGACAGAGTGGATGCCCTTTCACTAAGAGAGAAAAGCAGTTCTGCCATAGAGCCAGTTTACCATTCCAAGAGCAatgagagacagatagacactGAGTATGCAGGACAAGCTTTAACAGAGAAAAGCAGTTCTGCCATAGAGCCAGTTTACCATTCCAAGAGCAgtgagagacagatagacactGAGTATGCAGGACAAGCTTTAACAGAGAAAAGCAGTTCTGCCATACAGCCAGTTTACCATTCCAAGAGCAgtgagagacagatagacactGAGAATGCAGGACAAGCTTTAAGACAGGATCTGAAAAGTTTGGGGAACTCTGAAAGGAGTCACTACGCTGACCATGCACTGGAGTAcaacagagaagaagaagatggtGCAGACTCCCTGTTGCAAGAGGCTCCACTGGAGGAATATTTCCTGGTCATGGACTCAGACATTTACCGATACCTACAGAAGCACTGTATAGGGCAGTACCAGCACATCTTGAACCAACACAGGGTAGAAACAGTGGACCTCTGCACCCAGGATATCACCACTGTCTACCTACAGGCAAAACCAGGGTATCCAGAGCAGGAGGTGAAGCGAGTGCAGAGAGTACACGAGGAACTGGGATGGTTATACCAACAAAAAGAGGCCCAGCTACGGAAAGAGCAGCTACCTAAGGAAGGCATCACCACAGAGGGTCTCCAGCAGGCCTTTAAGGCCTTGCAGCAGAGACTGCCAAAAATACTGCTCAGTGATGACATGGTGAACATCTACATTGTTGGAAGTGGCAGTGATGTCTCTGAGGCTAAGCAGTTCTTCTTGGATATGCAAGGTACAGAGGGTGGATCCACACTGGAAAGAGCTGGCTACACCAGGCCTTTAGTTGCAAATGAGAGTGACTCCCTGTTTCTGCCTTCTACATCAGATTTCAGTACAACTGATACAATGCATAAGCCACatagaaaacataaaatggaaGCAGGCAAGGAGTACAAGATAGCTGCTAAGTTCATGGAAGCAGGGAGTAAGACCACTGGGAATAATGAAATTGGATTTCGCATGGGAGACACGACAGAACCTGGGGATAAACAGAAGGACTTATTATTTGCAACATCCAAGAAGAAATTAGACAGTGGTTACAAGCTGGGCAGTGGGCCAGTGTTCGGGTCGGGGAGTCTTGGTGTTAGGGAAAACAGTCTGTGGGACAACCAAGGACAAAATCAGACTGAGAATGACTTGCTCTTTGGAAGGTCTAGCCCTCATTACACCACCTCCAAGGAAGGCAAACACCTATCAAACATGGTACCTACAAGTGCTGTACTGCCTAATAAACCTATGCAGTTTAGTAACATGCAGAGCACTGTGCAACACATGGACTTGTTTGGAAACAAAGTGGCCCAGACTGCTGAGATCCCATCATCAGGGCTAACAACTCAATCCAAGCTGAGACGGGTTAACAGCTTCTCTGGCCAGGGCAGGGCCACACAGGATTTGAAGGATAGCACCACTCCTGTAGGCAGTCAAGGGAAGACAAACAGAGTTAGAACCAGCAGCTTCAGCAATAGTGTAGCTGACACACTGGAAATCTATAGTGTGGAGGTGGTGGTTCGTCTAACTGTTTGGTTGTACATGAAGGACTGCTACAAAACTCAAATAGAGAACCTGACTACTGGCTTAAATGTGAAGGAATGCAAATCAGGAAGTACCATTACTATCTGCCTCAAGGGGGCAGACTCATCAAGAGTAGGTCTCTGCCAGCAGGCGCTACGGAATCTGATTGCCAAAGTCACGACAGACTTTTGTACAGAAGAGTTGTCACTGGCAAAGTTGGGAGTGACTAACCCTAAGGATGAAACCCTAGTGCTGAGTTGCATAGAGTTGCAGAATAAGTTTGAGAAGATAACGATTTTGCCAATGAGTAAGAGTGTTTTCATCATGGGGCCTGATCAGCTGTGTGGGCAGGTTGTTACAAAACTGTTGGAAATCTTCTGCAATGGTCtacagagaaagaaggagatGGAGGAAAGCCTAGATGGCTCCTGTCTCTTACTTGAAAACATACCACAGATGCCAACATATAATATGAACAACCCAGAGACTGCCTCAGGAGGCCACAACCTGCTAAAAGATGACATGACCCAAACCTCTGGGCTCATATCTGTAGATAGCCGACAATATAGCAGAGACACAAAAATGGACAGAGAGCTGGAGTCCAAGAGCAGAAGGAAAGACAACCCTCAGGGTAATTACTCTAGCcagaaggaaaagaaacatGACAGTAGAGCAATGAGGGAAGGAGGAAACCAATCAGTGGAAAAGAAAGATCCAGTGTTCAAACATAAGCTGGGGTTGGAGTGGACTATGAGCAGGGAAAACCTTGAATCTGACACATCACTGACCGAACCAACAGTAGCAGGCTGGAGAGTGAATGTTCCGAAAGACAGTGGACCAACTTCTTTGCCAAATTTAGCTTATACCATTGAGAAGGCGGTGGCACCTAATAAAGACAGCAACCCAAAACCTCACAACATTATCACACAGGAGAGACATATTCCCCCAGGCCCTGATGGATTAGAGAGCCCAGAGGGAGAATATCCCAAAGGCCAGGGTGCCACTGTGTCAGAGGAGATACCAGGCAAAAACAAGACCCAAGAAGATGACCTAGCCTGTCTGTGTGGGGCCAGCAGGAGCTCTGTATCAAGAATGGCATGTGGAAATGCTTACTGCCCCCAGTGTCTCTGTGAGCATGCCTCCTGTGAGGTCTGCCCCAAAGCTGAGGAGGTCAGGGGCATAAAGGGTACCATGAGCTTTGGTGAGATATTCATGAACCTTCCTGGGCACATTAAGGATACGACTCTAAAGCTCACCTACAACATTCCTGATGGCATTCAAGGg GAAGACCACCCCAACCCTGGAGCTCCTTTCAAAGGGGGCGTCTTTGAAGCTTTCCTGCCACTCAACAAGCAGACAAAGAGGCTGGCGCCACTGCTAAAGAGGGCATTCAATGAGGGTCTGACCTTCACTGTCACAGAAGGCCACAAGGGTGGAAGGGTGACCTGGGGATGCATCCCACACAAGACTAAGATGGATGGAGGGAAGTCTGT GAATGGTTACCCAGACTCCAGCTATATCAGACGCTTGACTGAAGCACTGAAACTCCTGGACACTGAAGAAGATAGAGATACTGCGAAAGACAAGATCAAAAGCTAA
- the LOC135247897 gene encoding prohibitin 1: MAKLFESIGKLGLALAIGGGVVNSALYNVDAGHRAVIFDRFRGVQDAVVGEGTHFVIPWVQKPIIFDCRSRPRNVPVITGSKDLQNVNITLRILFRPVAGQLPRIFTSIGEDYDERVLPSITTEVLKSVVARFDAGELITQRELVSRQVSEDLTERASTFGLILDDVSLTHLTFGKEFTEAVEMKQVAQQEAERARFVVEKAEQQKQAAIISAQGDSEAALLIANSLATAGDGLVELRKLEAAEDIAFQLSRSRNITYLPSSQGTLLQLPQ, translated from the exons ATGGCAAAGCTGTTTGAGTCCATTGGGAAGTTGGGTCTGGCCCTGGCCATAGGTGGAGGTGTGGTGAACTCTGCACTCTATAACG TGGATGCTGGACACCGTGCTGTAATCTTTGACAGATTCCGGGGGGTGCAGGATGCAGTGGTGGGTGAGGGCACCCACTTTGTCATCCCCTGGGTACAGAAGCCCATCATTTTTGACTGCCGGTCCCGCCCTCGCAACGTGCCAGTCATCACTGGAAGCAAAG ACCTGCAGAACGTGAACATCACGCTGCGTATCCTTTTCCGGCCCGTAGCGGGTCAGCTGCCACGCATCTTCACCAGCATCGGGGAGGACTACGACGAGAGGGTGCTGCCTTCCATCACCACCGAGGTGCTCAAGTCCGTGGTG GCGCGGTTCGATGCCGGGGAGctgatcacacagagagagctggtGTCGCGACAGGTCAGCGAGGACCTGACGGAGAGAGCCTCCACCTTCGGCCTGATCCTGGACGACGTCTCACTG ACTCACCTGACGTTTGGGAAAGAGTTCACAGAGGCTGTGGAGATGAAGCAGGTGGCacagcaggaggcagagagggcgCGGTTTGTCGTGGAGAAG GCGGAGCAGCAGAAGCAAGCCGCCATCATCTCGGCACAGGGCGACTCCGAGGCCGCCCTTCTCATCGCCAACTCCCTGGCCACGGCCGGCGACGGCCTGGTGGAGCTGCGCAAGCTGGAGGCGGCCGAGGACATCGCCTTCCAACTCTCCCGGTCCCGCAACATCACCTACCTGCCGTCCAGCCAGGGGACGCTGCTGCAGCTGCCCCAGTGA